A portion of the Granulosicoccus antarcticus IMCC3135 genome contains these proteins:
- a CDS encoding clostripain-related cysteine peptidase, with product MLVACSDSDNDQDPDDSTFVGSRAGRAGVNNHPGVLTALPTAGEKVNGEGVRKLLMLYMVGSDLESGSDAGTTDLLEVQTALNAMSDAQLANFDIVVAFGGSEKEGWKGMRIADTDLLFDDAEDGIYGNLPAESYRYLATGANMGDQSSLELFFRYINQTYENYDDTALVMWDHGSAYGPFGNDDNFNSDALSLSEINGALAAASPGEPVNNGKLGMIGFDACLNGNLEIASVTQPYAEYHVGSEELEPGHGWNYTFVVNEFGKGTGIRQFATGLVDNYVNHGSHPYKSDGKTLSVYDQTQFAPVRSAVDALYADLSSNYNLEADIANAVIDATEGSFGFGKSSREDESISIDLREFITILKSKLDVVGYADTHAKMSAVETALDAYIIKTAQDGTRAKAGGITIAPPSVSPGSYASVKFSNGVESLVKTYAADVSSDDTAPVEALALATRNAEGDSVNEIRARFIDDNLASVHVIYGFQDTDTIDGSDEPVDYFLPIITFPADYDEQNDEYVGTTWEGKGFFLNYGEAEEDSVFIPVEFNQRYENEEGSFEVYTTEVDFVPASVTSDVEPGSDDELIETAVLQLVARVNDDDSLTVVDHHFRTYVQIFDNDVDDHSTLLFDRNDRRLAIGDRVVFYSQALAMDEGEEDEFITTSDSFVQLTQTANFSFEGVEHTDSSGQVAVPEAALAAFDIAGNFTLTAPREIVVE from the coding sequence TTGCTCGTAGCCTGTTCCGATTCGGACAATGACCAGGACCCGGATGACTCGACCTTCGTTGGCAGTCGTGCGGGGCGCGCTGGTGTCAATAACCACCCGGGGGTGCTGACGGCGTTGCCGACAGCAGGTGAGAAAGTCAATGGAGAGGGAGTTCGCAAGCTGCTCATGCTCTACATGGTCGGATCCGACCTGGAAAGCGGAAGTGATGCCGGTACGACTGATCTGCTGGAGGTGCAAACGGCGCTGAATGCCATGTCCGATGCGCAGCTGGCCAACTTTGACATCGTCGTGGCGTTTGGTGGCTCAGAGAAGGAAGGTTGGAAAGGCATGCGCATTGCCGATACTGATCTGTTGTTCGACGATGCCGAAGATGGTATCTACGGCAACCTGCCCGCAGAGAGCTATAGATACCTGGCCACTGGTGCGAATATGGGTGACCAGAGTTCTCTGGAGTTGTTTTTTCGCTATATCAACCAAACTTACGAAAACTACGATGACACCGCTTTGGTCATGTGGGATCACGGTTCGGCCTATGGGCCCTTCGGAAATGATGATAACTTCAATTCAGATGCCTTGAGCTTGTCTGAAATCAACGGAGCACTGGCGGCAGCATCGCCAGGCGAGCCTGTCAATAATGGCAAGCTTGGCATGATCGGATTTGATGCCTGCCTGAACGGCAACCTGGAGATCGCATCGGTGACCCAGCCGTATGCCGAATACCATGTCGGTTCCGAGGAGCTGGAGCCAGGGCATGGCTGGAACTACACCTTTGTCGTGAATGAGTTTGGCAAAGGCACAGGTATTCGGCAATTCGCCACAGGTCTTGTCGACAACTATGTAAATCACGGCTCGCATCCGTACAAGAGCGACGGCAAGACTTTATCGGTCTATGACCAGACCCAATTTGCGCCTGTGCGCTCGGCAGTTGATGCCTTGTACGCGGACTTGAGCAGCAACTACAACCTTGAGGCTGACATCGCCAATGCAGTCATCGATGCAACCGAAGGCTCGTTCGGTTTTGGCAAGTCCAGCCGTGAAGATGAGTCAATCAGTATCGATCTAAGGGAGTTCATCACTATCCTCAAGAGCAAGCTGGATGTAGTTGGTTACGCCGACACTCATGCCAAAATGAGTGCCGTTGAAACGGCATTGGACGCGTACATCATCAAGACGGCACAAGACGGTACTCGGGCAAAGGCAGGCGGTATCACGATTGCTCCGCCAAGCGTCAGTCCCGGTAGCTACGCATCGGTCAAGTTCTCGAATGGCGTCGAAAGCCTGGTCAAGACCTATGCGGCTGATGTTTCCAGTGACGACACGGCACCGGTCGAAGCGCTGGCCCTGGCTACCAGAAATGCGGAAGGCGATAGTGTCAATGAAATTCGGGCACGATTCATTGACGACAATCTGGCAAGTGTCCATGTGATATACGGCTTTCAGGATACCGATACCATCGACGGTAGTGACGAGCCCGTTGATTATTTTCTGCCGATTATCACGTTCCCGGCTGATTATGACGAACAGAACGATGAATATGTGGGTACCACCTGGGAGGGTAAAGGCTTTTTTCTGAATTATGGTGAAGCTGAAGAGGACAGCGTTTTTATTCCGGTCGAGTTCAATCAACGATATGAAAACGAAGAAGGCAGCTTCGAGGTATACACGACTGAGGTTGATTTTGTACCGGCATCAGTGACGAGTGATGTTGAGCCAGGAAGTGATGATGAGCTCATCGAAACCGCCGTTCTCCAGCTGGTTGCGAGGGTCAATGATGATGACAGTCTGACGGTTGTCGACCATCATTTTCGAACCTATGTACAGATCTTCGACAATGATGTGGATGACCATTCAACGCTTCTGTTCGATCGAAATGATCGACGGCTGGCGATTGGTGACCGAGTGGTATTCTACTCTCAGGCTCTGGCTATGGATGAAGGTGAAGAAGATGAATTTATCACCACCAGTGATAGTTTTGTGCAATTGACTCAGACTGCCAACTTCTCGTTCGAGGGTGTCGAGCATACCGACAGCAGCGGTCAGGTGGCGGTGCCGGAAGCGGCACTGGCAGCTTTCGATATCGCTGGAAACTTCACTCTGACTGCGC